GCGAAATAGTCATTAGAACGGCACCGATGCTCAGGAAGGTTTTACTGCCTACACGGTCTACGAACATGACCGCTGGGATCGTGCAGGCCACTTTCACAGCTCCCATGCCCGCCGACGCAAGAGTAGCTGCTTCGTTGCTGTGAAAGCCGACAGATTTAAAAATAGTGGCAGCGTAAAACAGAACGTTGGGTTGCCCGGTCACTTGCTGAAAGAAGACCAGCGCCACACCTATCAGCAGCCTGGTCCTTATGTTGTCCTTTGACCTGAACAAGTCCGAAAAAGTGTACCGGCTTTCCTCTTCCAGGATGGTCTGAATGCTCTGTAGTTCCTCCTCCACCGCAGAAGAAGCCCTCAACCTTTTTAGGACGGCACGAGCCGCTTCGCTTTGACCTTTCTTGACCAAGAAACGGGGGCTCACAGGCAGAAAACACATAGTCCCAGCCTGTAAGACTGCGGGCGGAATCACAATCCCAAACATGTATTTCCAGCCATCGGAAACTGAGGCGAAGAcataactgaaaacaaaactcGTGAGAACCCCAATTACAACCATTAGTTCGTACAGTGAGACCAAAAGCCCCCTTTTATTTTGCGGTGCAATTtccgctatataaaggcacgaTGCAATCCCTGACAGGGCTACGGCCATTCCCACCATGATGCGGCCTATAATGAGAGCTGTGTAAGAGACAacacatatcatgaggagggttCCAATTACAACAAGGAAGGTGGTTACAATGATAGAAAACTTTCTCCCATGCTGGTCTAGCAAAAATCCTCCACCAAGAGAGAGTAAAAGGGCCCCAAATAACAGAGAGCTAACCACCATTTCCTGTTCCTGACATGTGAGGGATAATATGTCCCTTAGTTGGAGGAGCACACCAGATACTACTCCCATTTCGTAGCCCAGCATGAATCCACTAATAGCAGCAATCACTGAGGCCAGGAAGATGAAATTGCCACACCCTAAaaagttgaaaaagaaaaacaaataagcaggagaaaaaaggaaagatgATGTCATTAGCTATGTCCTCTGAAAAACTTTTACCACAGGCACAGACAAATACACTGTTCGCATGTTCCCAGAAAAAGCACTGCTGAACAACAAGTGGGTACACGGGCAGCTCCTCCATAGTtagtaaaaaaaacttgttttgatAATTGTTCTCCTTCAACTGTTTTCCTTTCCATCACAAAGGTGATAGGTAATGcccatcttttaaaaaaaatgcagaaatgctTCCTCAACCCTACATGTACGAATTTCTATGAAGTTTTCTCCCCAGCtgtaaacacatacagtaagagcTCTGGAGAGTTTACTCTGGAATGTGGTTATTAATTTGTGTGACCAAGATTATTCCTGCAGGGAGTAAGAAGCTTAGGCGAGTGCTTCAGCAGTTTACAGCCTGGCCTTCCTGAGGCTGGACTCTCACAGAAAAGTTTTACTTCAGTTTAGTTTTTACCCAATGCCTTTGCAATCTCAGACTGATCACACAGAAAGCTGTATTTAAAGTTACTGATGCTGCTAATTATTACAATATGAATTATGCTTTTGTCC
This genomic window from Lepisosteus oculatus isolate fLepOcu1 chromosome 2, fLepOcu1.hap2, whole genome shotgun sequence contains:
- the slc2a12 gene encoding solute carrier family 2, facilitated glucose transporter member 12, coding for MDLDGTVTGNYKYWTFTKDQTLEISPEKNVETEKSGCGNFIFLASVIAAISGFMLGYEMGVVSGVLLQLRDILSLTCQEQEMVVSSLLFGALLLSLGGGFLLDQHGRKFSIIVTTFLVVIGTLLMICVVSYTALIIGRIMVGMAVALSGIASCLYIAEIAPQNKRGLLVSLYELMVVIGVLTSFVFSYVFASVSDGWKYMFGIVIPPAVLQAGTMCFLPVSPRFLVKKGQSEAARAVLKRLRASSAVEEELQSIQTILEEESRYTFSDLFRSKDNIRTRLLIGVALVFFQQVTGQPNVLFYAATIFKSVGFHSNEAATLASAGMGAVKVACTIPAVMFVDRVGSKTFLSIGAVLMTISLTTLGVVTLKSHTNVTSVCDSHSSLNQTHWVHNSTAGFAVHGVSFLNKALNSSSDLSNTVNLTTSSKRLLMDDEWNITNPVKGPNPGLFSTKVSSTLKWLSLVSLLVYIAAFSISLGPMVWVVLSEIFPMGIRGKAMSAASVINWGINLIISMTFLTITEKTGLPNVIFMYAVMSFALLVFVILYIPETKGLSLEEISMELARKNHSEDCICYRIMPKTGILKIKCNK